In Nitrospira sp., one genomic interval encodes:
- a CDS encoding L,D-transpeptidase family protein: protein MRRLSGPSVAALGFWALWCLHGAERPVLAADRISPCAIHYPSDRRIAWQCRRLQRGETLESLFGSRWQDVARFNRIDRRHVQPGREIKVPLRPEEVAQFHPLPSRYPLGEQEDKLILVDLSEQFLGAYERGILRFALPIATGGPDHPTPIGDFRITAAHRTHRSCLYTVEGTDVPYPMHYALRFHVDGQGSYWMHGRDLPGYPASHGCIGLSDEQMQQRYYGAPAQPALADAKRLYEWVVGEHAEEEAWRPIPNGPRVVISGQAPRGYVSGVTGF, encoded by the coding sequence ATGCGGCGTCTGAGCGGGCCGTCCGTGGCGGCCCTTGGTTTCTGGGCCTTGTGGTGCCTGCATGGCGCGGAGCGGCCCGTTCTCGCGGCGGACCGTATCTCTCCCTGCGCCATCCACTACCCGAGCGACCGGCGGATTGCTTGGCAATGTCGTCGACTCCAACGGGGGGAGACGCTCGAATCGCTGTTCGGCTCGCGATGGCAGGATGTCGCGCGCTTCAACCGTATCGATCGGCGCCACGTACAGCCGGGACGAGAGATCAAAGTGCCGCTGAGGCCCGAGGAGGTCGCGCAGTTTCATCCCCTTCCCTCGCGATATCCGCTCGGCGAGCAAGAGGACAAACTGATTCTCGTCGATTTGTCGGAGCAATTCCTGGGAGCCTACGAGCGAGGGATCTTGCGATTCGCCCTTCCCATCGCGACGGGCGGCCCGGACCATCCGACACCGATCGGAGACTTTCGCATCACGGCGGCCCACCGCACGCACCGCTCCTGCCTCTACACGGTGGAAGGGACGGATGTGCCCTATCCCATGCACTATGCGTTGCGGTTCCATGTCGACGGGCAGGGAAGTTACTGGATGCATGGCCGTGACCTCCCCGGCTATCCCGCTTCGCATGGCTGCATCGGCCTGTCGGACGAACAGATGCAACAGCGGTATTACGGCGCGCCGGCGCAGCCCGCGCTTGCCGATGCCAAGCGGCTATATGAGTGGGTGGTCGGCGAGCATGCGGAGGAAGAGGCGTGGAGGCCGATCCCGAACGGGCCGCGGGTCGTGATCTCCGGCCAGGCTCCGCGGGGGTATGTGAGCGGCGTGACTGGTTTCTAA
- a CDS encoding pentapeptide repeat-containing protein produces the protein MNPRFLWIAIVIGWIATSLLTTQADAKSRPKPIPKAQSSEICDHPLKQKQPAPKVLEPILQAHAQWLENRESPDGRRATLCQTNLRGLRLVGANLERIDLEGASLKGANLRNASLVQAHLKGADLSQAMLEDATLVGADLRKALLVKARLSRTVAEEAAFYGATLQGAILREAVLERAHFEDADLQLADLSSATVTDGYFYGANLFKATLADADLAGTDLRRANIQQANLRRADLQGALLDSASLDGATLAEAELDSAYLDGASLVKTDLREASLRGADLRYAQLMGATLQRANVESANLEGANLTKARLDSAGLTMAVFYKANLSHADLHGARLHQAVLIGTHLTQADLRKADLTEVYAPRARLSRAKLREATLESANLVAADLSHADLSHATLIQTNLQEADLREANLSESDLTGAQLQSADLRQSDLRGANLSGALGLVQTQLDVACVDERTTLPPGLQMPNPCPQHQVRDRQ, from the coding sequence ATGAACCCACGTTTCCTCTGGATCGCGATCGTCATCGGTTGGATCGCGACCTCGCTGCTGACCACCCAGGCGGACGCCAAGTCCCGCCCCAAACCCATCCCCAAGGCCCAGAGCAGCGAGATCTGCGACCACCCGCTCAAGCAGAAGCAGCCGGCGCCGAAAGTCCTTGAGCCGATCTTGCAGGCCCATGCCCAATGGTTGGAGAACCGCGAGTCGCCGGACGGGCGGCGCGCCACCCTATGCCAAACCAACCTGCGGGGATTGAGGTTGGTCGGCGCGAACCTCGAACGCATCGACCTGGAAGGCGCGTCCTTGAAGGGCGCCAACCTGCGCAACGCAAGCCTCGTGCAGGCGCACTTGAAAGGCGCCGACCTGTCCCAGGCCATGCTGGAAGATGCCACACTGGTCGGAGCCGACCTGCGCAAGGCGCTGTTGGTCAAGGCGCGGCTCAGCCGGACAGTCGCGGAGGAAGCGGCGTTCTACGGCGCTACCCTCCAGGGGGCGATCTTGCGGGAGGCGGTCTTGGAGCGGGCCCATTTCGAAGATGCCGATTTGCAGCTGGCCGACCTGAGCAGCGCCACCGTCACGGACGGCTACTTCTACGGCGCCAACCTCTTCAAAGCCACCCTGGCCGACGCCGACTTGGCCGGGACGGACCTCCGCCGCGCCAACATCCAACAGGCAAACCTGCGTCGGGCCGATCTGCAAGGAGCCCTACTGGACAGCGCCTCCCTGGACGGCGCGACCCTGGCCGAGGCGGAGTTGGACAGTGCCTATCTGGACGGCGCTTCTCTCGTGAAGACCGATCTCCGCGAAGCCAGCCTCCGTGGCGCCGATCTGCGATATGCGCAGCTCATGGGTGCCACGCTGCAGCGGGCAAATGTCGAGAGCGCAAACCTGGAGGGTGCGAACCTCACCAAGGCCCGCCTGGACTCCGCAGGCCTGACCATGGCCGTCTTCTACAAGGCCAATCTGTCTCACGCCGATCTTCACGGCGCACGACTCCACCAGGCCGTGTTGATCGGCACCCACCTGACCCAGGCCGATCTACGGAAGGCCGACCTCACCGAGGTCTATGCGCCCAGGGCCCGTTTGTCGCGCGCGAAGCTGCGGGAGGCGACGCTGGAATCGGCCAACCTGGTGGCGGCGGATTTGAGTCACGCCGATCTGAGCCACGCCACGCTGATCCAGACGAACCTGCAGGAAGCCGATCTGCGCGAAGCCAACCTCAGCGAATCGGATTTGACCGGCGCGCAACTGCAGAGCGCCGACCTCCGCCAGAGTGATTTACGCGGCGCCAACCTGAGCGGCGCGCTGGGCCTCGTTCAGACACAACTGGATGTGGCCTGCGTAGACGAACGGACCACACTGCCTCCTGGACTCCAGATGCCGAACCCCTGCCCGCAACATCAGGTCAGAGACCGCCAGTAG
- a CDS encoding nicotinate phosphoribosyltransferase, producing MSDVSDALLTDLYELTMAQAYVAQGMTDEAVFEFFVRKLPPCRNFFLAAGLEQVLTYLEEFHFTESDLEWLAGRGGFTPAFLDGLRTMRFTGDVHALPEGSIFFANEPILRITAPLPQAQLVETRIMNLLNFQTMVASKACRSVLAAGGAPLIDFGLRRAHGAEAGLLAARASYLAGFAGTSNVLAGARFGIPTYGTIAHSFIQAHRDEAEAFEHIAMAQPGHVVLLIDTYDTEAAAEKVVALAGRLKARKITIHGVRLDSGDLADHARRVRSILDRGGLTDTEILASGNLDEYRLQALVASRAPIDGFAVGTAMTTSADAPYLDCAYKLQEYAGRPCRKRSEGKATWPGRKQVYRSIGPDGRMAGDILTVEGDAQEGLPLLLPVMRGGRRLVTAPALEEIRRQASASLAQLPDAWRTLETAASYQVCVTPALTELAQRVDRQT from the coding sequence ATGAGTGATGTCTCGGATGCCCTCCTCACGGACCTCTACGAACTCACCATGGCGCAGGCCTACGTGGCCCAAGGCATGACCGACGAGGCGGTCTTCGAGTTCTTCGTCCGTAAGCTGCCGCCCTGTCGGAACTTCTTCCTGGCGGCGGGGCTGGAGCAGGTCCTGACCTATCTGGAAGAGTTTCACTTCACGGAGAGCGACTTGGAGTGGCTCGCAGGCAGAGGCGGGTTTACCCCTGCCTTTCTGGACGGCCTCCGGACGATGAGATTCACGGGGGACGTCCATGCCCTGCCGGAAGGGAGCATCTTTTTTGCGAACGAGCCGATCCTGCGCATCACCGCGCCGCTCCCCCAAGCCCAGCTTGTCGAGACCCGCATCATGAACCTGCTGAACTTCCAAACCATGGTTGCCTCCAAGGCCTGCCGGTCCGTCCTGGCGGCCGGGGGCGCCCCCTTGATCGACTTCGGGTTGCGTCGTGCGCATGGGGCGGAGGCGGGGTTGCTGGCCGCGCGCGCCTCCTACCTCGCAGGCTTCGCCGGCACCTCGAATGTCTTGGCGGGCGCCCGCTTCGGCATCCCGACCTACGGCACGATCGCCCATTCCTTCATTCAAGCCCATCGCGACGAAGCCGAGGCCTTCGAACACATCGCCATGGCGCAGCCCGGCCATGTCGTGCTGCTGATCGATACCTACGACACCGAAGCGGCCGCAGAGAAGGTGGTGGCCTTGGCGGGGCGGCTCAAGGCGCGCAAGATCACCATCCACGGCGTGCGGCTGGACAGCGGCGACCTCGCCGACCATGCGCGACGGGTGCGAAGCATCTTGGACCGAGGCGGCCTCACAGACACCGAGATCCTGGCCAGCGGCAATCTCGACGAATACCGCTTGCAGGCTTTGGTCGCAAGCCGCGCGCCCATCGACGGTTTCGCCGTCGGCACCGCCATGACCACCTCCGCCGATGCGCCCTATCTCGATTGCGCCTACAAGCTGCAGGAATATGCCGGTCGCCCCTGCCGCAAACGCTCCGAGGGCAAGGCCACCTGGCCAGGACGCAAGCAGGTCTATCGCTCCATCGGCCCGGACGGACGGATGGCCGGCGACATTCTCACGGTCGAGGGCGATGCACAGGAGGGCCTGCCCCTGTTGCTGCCCGTGATGCGCGGGGGACGCCGTCTCGTGACCGCACCGGCGCTGGAGGAGATCCGACGGCAGGCCTCCGCCTCGCTCGCGCAACTGCCTGATGCGTGGCGTACATTGGAAACCGCGGCATCCTATCAAGTGTGCGTAACCCCAGCCTTGACCGAGCTGGCACAACGGGTCGATCGGCAGACATGA
- a CDS encoding isochorismatase family protein, producing MQNDFLPGGALAVPGSDGIVPVLRQYVLLFVEHALPVFATRDWHPPNHCSFRPQGGPWPPHCLAYSPGAGFPEALQLPTHAIVISKGTDPNREAYSGFQDTLLHDRLQSCGVTRLYVGGLATDYCVLETVRDARQLGYAVYLLIDAIQAVNVRPDDGRQAEETMVLAGAVPLRVEQLVA from the coding sequence ATGCAGAATGATTTCCTGCCCGGCGGAGCGTTGGCCGTGCCGGGGAGCGACGGGATCGTGCCCGTGTTGCGACAATATGTGCTCCTTTTTGTTGAGCACGCCCTGCCGGTGTTTGCCACGCGGGATTGGCATCCACCCAACCATTGTTCCTTCCGCCCCCAAGGCGGTCCCTGGCCTCCGCACTGTCTCGCCTATAGCCCCGGCGCAGGGTTCCCTGAGGCCCTTCAACTGCCGACTCACGCCATCGTCATCTCCAAAGGCACCGATCCCAATCGTGAGGCCTATTCCGGCTTTCAAGATACGCTGCTCCACGACCGGCTTCAGTCCTGCGGCGTCACCCGTCTGTACGTCGGCGGCCTGGCCACGGACTACTGTGTGTTGGAAACCGTCCGCGACGCCCGGCAACTGGGTTATGCCGTGTATCTCTTGATCGACGCCATCCAGGCGGTGAACGTTCGGCCCGACGACGGCCGGCAAGCCGAAGAAACCATGGTCCTGGCCGGCGCAGTCCCCCTCCGGGTGGAGCAACTTGTCGCATGA